Proteins found in one Lachancea thermotolerans CBS 6340 chromosome C complete sequence genomic segment:
- the ERG24 gene encoding delta(14)-sterol reductase (similar to uniprot|P32462 Saccharomyces cerevisiae YNL280C ERG24 C-14 sterol reductase acts in ergosterol biosynthesis mutants accumulate the abnormal sterol ignosterol (ergosta-8 14 dienol) and are viable under anaerobic growth conditions but inviable on rich medium under aerobic conditions) gives MAKSNAPLNPRTTSFEFSGIPGALGITFGLPLVCVVLNQMIRPDYHITGFFSNFDVAELWNHIKPLKWYMTNRELWTYYLCWFGSLAILDVVLPGPVMEGVELRDGTKLRYKINGIALCSLLSSVLAVRWKLTGGQLPELQYLYEHQTDFCIIVVIFSFIMSVFLYMASFFPLTGENGTGTKERILSVSGNTGNVIYDWFIGRELNPRVGPLDLKMFCELRPGLLLWCLINISCLHHYYLETGKINNAILFVTLAQGFYVFDGVLNEEGVLTMMDITTDGFGYMLTFGDLALVPFTYTLQARYLTVSPITLTKGYLAFLTGIMALGYYIFHSANKQKSDFRHGKLPHLESMDTKRGTKLLCDGWWGMSQHMNYFGDWLISLSWCLATGFQTPLTYYYSLYFATLLFHRQQRDEHLCKIKYGDDWKRYEEKVPYKIIPYVY, from the coding sequence ATGGCGAAATCTAATGCGCCTCTTAATCCCAGAACTACGAGTTTCGAGTTCAGCGGGATTCCCGGAGCCTTGGGCATCACGTTTGGCCTTCCACTTGTGTGCGTCGTGCTCAACCAAATGATACGTCCAGACTACCATATCACCGGCTTCTTTTCGAACTTTGATGTGGCAGAGCTATGGAACCATATTAAACCCCTGAAGTGGTACATGACAAATAGAGAGTTGTGGACTTATTATTTATGTTGGTTTGGTTCCTTAGCCATCCTCGACGTTGTTCTACCTGGACCTGTTATGGAGGGCGTGGAGTTGAGAGATGGTACAAAGCTGAGGTACAAGATCAACGGAATCGCCCTTTGCTCCTTGCTTTCATCGGTTCTGGCCGTGAGATGGAAGCTAACCGGGGGCCAGTTGCCCGAGCTACAATACCTATATGAGCACCAGACTGATTTCTGCATCATTGTCGTTATCTTCTCGTTTATCATGTCAGTTTTTCTCTACATGGCCAGCTTCTTCCCATTGACTGGCGAGAACGGCACTGGAACAAAAGAGCGCATACTTTCGGTGAGTGGCAACACCGGTAATGTGATTTACGATTGGTTCATCGGCCGCGAGTTGAACCCTCGTGTGGGGCCTCTGGACCTTAAAATGTTCTGTGAGTTGCGCCCAGGTTTGCTGCTATGGTGTTTGATAAACATCTCCTGCTTGCATCACTATTATTTGGAGACTGGCAAAATCAACAATGCCATCCTGTTTGTAACATTGGCCCAAGGATTCTATGTCTTCGACGGTGTACTGAACGAAGAGGGTGTGCTTACCATGATGGACATCACCACGGATGGATTCGGTTACATGTTGACGTTTGGAGACTTGGCGCTAGTTCCTTTCACTTACACCTTGCAAGCTAGATATCTCACCGTCTCTCCCATAACTTTGACCAAGGGGTACCTGGCTTTCTTAACGGGAATCATGGCACTTGGCTACTACATTTTCCATTCTGCAAATAAACAGAAATCCGACTTCCGTCACGGCAAACTCCCACACTTGGAAAGCATGGACACCAAGCGCGGCACCAAGCTTCTCTGTGATGGCTGGTGGGGCATGTCACAACATATGAACTATTTTGGAGACTGGCTGATTTCTCTAAGTTGGTGCTTGGCGACGGGGTTCCAAACTCCTCTGACCTATTACTACTCGCTCTACTTTGCCACGTTGTTGTTCCACCGTCAACAGCGTGACGAACATCTGTGCAAGATCAAATATGGTGACGATTGGAAGAGGTACGAGGAAAAGGTCCCTTACAAAATCATCCCTTATGTATACTAG